The following are encoded in a window of Colletotrichum lupini chromosome 3, complete sequence genomic DNA:
- a CDS encoding prefoldin gives MAAQGSESINLETLDTQQLSQVKKQLEEELEHLTNSFAQLHSAQSRFKECLRCVKARPGAGDGMQAPNCPVLSVASRVNISPGDKSVLVPLTNSLYVRGELSDPKHVIVDVGTGFYVEKDTESAERFYEAKVQNLMNNIQDLEVIVQRKTLNVRSVEDVLRQKVLQSQIA, from the exons ATGGCCGCTCAGGGTTCCGAGAGTA TCAATCTGGAGACGCTGGACACACAGCAACTCAGTCAGGTCAAGAAGCAATTGGAAGAAGAACTCGAGCACTTGACAAACTCGTTCGCCCAGCTACACAGCGCACAATCCAGGTTCAAGGAGTGCCTTCGGTGTGTCAAGGCCAGGCCTGGTGCTGGCGATGGTATGCAGGCCCCCAACTGTCCCGTCTTATCAGTAGCCAGCCGAGTTAACATTTCTCCAGGCGACAAATCTGTCCTAGTGCCGCTAACCAACTCCCTCTACGTACGTGGGGAGCTTTCGGATCCAAAGCACGTCATCGTCGACGTAGGCACAGGATTCTACGTCGAGAAG GATACCGAGTCTGCCGAACGTTTCTACGAAGCCAAGGTTCAGAATTTGATGAATAACATTCAGGACCTCGAGGTGATCGTGCAGCGGAAAACGCTAAATGTGCGAAGTGTCGAGGATG TACTAAGGCAGAAGGTTTTACAAAGCCAAATAgcataa
- a CDS encoding prolyl-tRNA synthetase, with translation MYKKQNLQCSEERDGNVTGPEVVEVLVEPPGLGTDTSLSGTVNPIECYQSILSSPTWSTQGNSDLHHLASCDPNKSRSCLRANLTNQLSIASLGQLVQGLINHHYHPILVEAFKVKILVIATEPATHLRVRAWRLPILSTPHSTKASHGNLPFNGSSQSFSRGYRAGSTRNRLSTVWVPTGGMTPERGEGAYEKLVRAGFLRQSHSGIFHLLPLGQRVQRKLEGVIDYYMQELGASRVALSTITSKDLWERSGRLTQLEAELFGFEDRKGSKYMLSPTHEEEITTLVAKTVKSYKELPLRLYQITRKFRDELRPRHGLLRTREFTMKDLYTFDVSANSALETYKKVQSAYTGVFKALKLPVKVAKASSGDMGGDLSHEYHLPTSIGEDTLVTCNTCSYAANAEVAEPRTAAVDSTGPCGLTEAPSPASASIRVWRGISKDRKTLVNAWYPGRSQDESNGEKDLRISAIKTIVADLDASTENAVSLWRAAITSTSSSTDTAATRPQIINVIHSTLTSNLEEVLREESKSSPLSGLDVPEDGVDSTIITRTQVGQPIHLLAARDGDRCPCCDSGVLELQKALELGHTFYLGTRYSEPLDATVSVPTRANSSQHDGQPALAEEKTPMQMGCHGIGVSRLIGAVAEHLTDTKGLQWPRVIAPYEVVVISTPTLAEDASQVYDEIATGGIDTVLDDRSASFGWKLNDADLVGYPVLVILGKVWKETGNCEVQCRRFGIKEMDVSLRRPRRGVYKAFMYLQIRCPTIGPGNLSLSTDLTKLDAACPDMSCAVWGGHVYSHPRSATNAVNNMGRSGVNERQPSSQALLQTSVPSREFDTASGLNHISNPKFIFLPFCPKWAFTVA, from the exons ATGTACAAGAAGCAGAACCTGCAATGCAGCGAGGAAAG GGACGGCAACGTGACGGGACCTGAGGTGGTCGAAGTCTTGGTCGAGCCTCCCGGTctaggtacggatacctccTTAAGTGGAACGGTAAACCCAATTGAATGTTACCAATCTATATTGTCATCTCCAACTTGGAGTACCCAAGGCAACTCGGA CCTCCATCACCTGGCCTCTTGTGACCCCAATAAGAGTAGATCTTGTCTTCGCGCCAATCTCACTAATCAATTGTCCATTGCCAGCCT CGGCCAGCTCGTTCAAGGGTTGATCAATCACCACTATCATCCCATCTTGGTGGAGGCTTTCAAGGTGAAGATATTGGTCATCGCTACTGAACCAGCAACTCACTTGAGAGT TCGCGCATGGAGACTCCCTATCTTGTCGACGCCTCATAGCACGAAGGCAAGCCATGGCAACTTACCGTTCAATGGCAGTAGCCAG TCATTCAGCCGCGGCTACCGCGCTGGTAGCACCAGGAATCGACTGTCAACTGTTTGGGTCCCTACCGGAGGAATGACACCTGAACGAGGCGAAG GCGCCTATGAAAAGCTTGTTCGTGCCGGATTCTTGCGACAG TCACACTCTGGCATTTTCCATCTACTTCCTCTTGGCCAGCGTGTCCAACGGAAACTCGAGGGCGTCATTGACTATTACATGCAAGAACTCG GAGCCTCGAGAGTAGCTCTGTCAACCATTACGTCCAAGGACCTCTGGGAGAGGAGTGGCCGTCTTACACAACTAGAGGCTGAG CTCTTCGGCTTCGAGGACCGCAAAGGGTCCAAATACATGCTGTCGCCCACCCACGAAGAAGAGATTACTACTCTAGTGGCGAAGACTGTGAAATCCTACAAAGAACTGCCCCTTCGCCTCTATCAGATCA CGCGCAAATTCCGTGACGAACTTCGTCCGCGCCATGGACTACTAAGAACCCGCGAGTTCACCATGAAGGACCTCTATACTTTTGACGTCTCCGCGAATTCGGCCTTAGAGACCTATAAGAAGGTCCAGTCGGCATACACCGGCGTTTTCAAAGCACTGAAGCTGCCGGTGAAAGTAGCCAAAGCGAGCTCCGGCGACATGGGAGGTGATCTGAGCCATGAGTATCACTTGCCCACCTCAATTGGGGAGGACACTCTGGTCACCTGCAATACTTGTAGCTACGCTGCTAACGCCGAGGTCGCCGAGCCAAGGACAGCGGCCGTCGACAGCACAGGACCATGCGGTCTGACTGAAGCCCCAAGTCCTGCATCTGCTTCAATAAGGGTGTGGCGAGGCATCAGTAAAGACCGCAAGACCTTGGTGAATGCCTGGTATCCAGGCCGAAGCCAGGATGAATCTAACGGAGAGAAAGATCTCAGGATTTCGGCCATCAAGACAATTGTCGCTGATCTGGACGCAAGCACTGAGAATGCCGTATCACTGTGGCGGGCAGCTATTACATCAACGAGTTCTAGCACGGACACTGCGGCCACCCGGCCCCAGATCATTAACGTCATACACTCCACATTGACCAGCAACCTAGAAGAGGTTCTACGAGAAGAAAGTAAATCATCGCCTTTGTCAGGGTTGGATGTTCCCGAAGATGGAGTAGACTCAACCATCATTACCAGAACTCAAGTTGGACAACCAATCCACCTGCTCGCGGCTCGCGATGGTGACAGATGCCCTTGCTGCGACAGTGGCGTTCTCGAGCTGCAGAAGGCTCTGGAGCTTGGGCACACATTCTACCTAGGAACTCGATACTCGGAGCCACTCGATGCAACAGTATCCGTACCAACTCGTGCGAATTCAAGTCAGCACGATGGTCAGCCAGCTTTGGCTGAGGAAAAGACACCTATGCAGATGGGGTGCCATGGAATTGGCGTCTCCCGACTCATAGGGGCCGTAGCTGAGCATCTGACAGACACGAAGGGCCTACAATGGCCGCGCGTGATTGCCCCTTACGAAGTCGTGGTGATTTCCACTCCTACTCTAGCTGAAGATGCTAGTCAAGTGTATGATGAGATCGCCACAGGGGGCATTGACACGGTGCTGGATGATAGGTCGGCGTCCTTCGGTTGGAAGCTGAATGACGCAGACTTGGTAGGTTATCCAGTCCTAGTCATACTGGGTAAAGTATGGAAAGAGACAGGTAATTGTGAGGTCCAATGCCGCAGATTCGGGATCAAAGAAATG GACGTCTCGTTGAGGCGCCCGCGACGCGGCGTGTACAAGGCATTCATGTACCTCCAAATCAGATGTCCTACCATC GGACCCGGCAACCTCTCTCTATCTACTGATCTTACCAAACTCGAT GCGGCCTGCCCAGACATGTCCTGCGCGGTGTGGGGCGGTCACGTGTATAGCCACCCGAGAAGTGCGACAAATGCTGTCAATAATATGGGAAGGAGTGGTGTTAATGAACGACAACCAAGTAGTCAGGCCTTGCTTCAAACCTCAGTCCCCTCCCGAGAGTTTGACACAGCATCGGGTCTCAATCACATCAGCAACCCGAAGTTTATCTTTTTGCCCTTTTGTCCGAAGTGGGCCTTCACCGTCGCCTAG